A window of the Hordeum vulgare subsp. vulgare chromosome 5H, MorexV3_pseudomolecules_assembly, whole genome shotgun sequence genome harbors these coding sequences:
- the LOC123452996 gene encoding thaumatin-like protein 1b, with protein sequence MATRAHRAPISLLVLLLASVTGVASKSFAITNNCEYTVWPGILSSAGSPGMDSTGFALAPGESRTMPVPAGWSGRLWGRTLCTTDPAGKFACVTGDCGSGRQDCAGGGAAPPATLAEFTMDGNDGMDFYDVSLVDGYNLPMLVAPEQQGAAAAAGGNCAPTGCVVDLNGACPGDLRVPSSTGGVACKSACEAFGTAQYCCSGEYGSPGTCRPSAYSQFFKNACPRAYSYAYDDATSTFTCAGAVSAYAITFCPSTTSVKSAGSNAEAPAGLPLINGTMVYQGGDQFVGAGAAARPALDLAAVLVGVAALALALARPMPR encoded by the exons ATGGCGACACGGGCACACCGAGCTCCCATCTCCCTCCTCGTCCTACTGCTCGCCTCAGTCACCG GTGTGGCGTCCAAGTCGTTCGCCATCACCAACAACTGCGAGTACACGGTGTGGCCGGGGATCCTCTCCAGCGCGGGCTCTCCGGGCATGGACAGCACCGGCTTCGCGCTGGCCCCGGGGGAGTCGAGGACCATGCCGGTGCCGGCGGGGTGGTCGGGGCGGCTCTGGGGCCGCACGCTCTGCACCACGGACCCCGCCGGCAAGTTCGCGTGCGTGACCGGCGACTGCGGCTCCGGGCGGCAGGACTgcgcgggcggcggggcggcgccgccCGCCACGCTGGCGGAGTTCACCATGGACGGCAACGACGGCATGGACTTCTACGACGTGAGCCTGGTGGACGGGTACAACCTGCCGATGCTGGTGGCGCCGGAGCAGCAGGGCGCCGCCGCGGCGGCGGGCGGCAACTGCGCGCCGACGGGGTGCGTGGTGGACCTGAACGGCGCGTGCCCGGGCGACCTGCGCGTGCCGTCGTCGACGGGCGGCGTGGCGTGCAAGAGCGCGTGCGAGGCGTTCGGGACGGCGCAGTACTGCTGCAGCGGCGAGTACGGCAGCCCCGGGACGTGCCGGCCGTCGGCCTACTCGCAGTTCTTCAagaacgcgtgcccgcgcgcctaCAGCTACGCCTACGACGacgccacctccaccttcacctgCGCCGGCGCCGTCTCCGCCTACGCCATCACCTTCTGCCCCAGCACAACAAG CGTGAAGTCGGCCGGgtcgaacgcggaggcgccggcgGGCCTGCCGCTGATCAACGGCACGATGGTGTACCAGGGGGGCGACCAGTTCGTCGGAGCGGGCGCAGCCGCGCGGCCGGCGCTGGACCTCGCCGCCGTCCTCGTCGGCGTGGCGGCGCTCGCGCTCGCGCTCGCGCGCCCCATGCCGCGGTGA